One stretch of Chitinophaga pendula DNA includes these proteins:
- a CDS encoding CcoQ/FixQ family Cbb3-type cytochrome c oxidase assembly chaperone, whose translation MKFIKYLESISHVSIYPMASLLIFTVFFALAAWWAFKADRDMIDEISRLPLGNDAPKNSL comes from the coding sequence ATGAAATTCATCAAATATCTGGAGTCTATCAGTCATGTAAGCATATATCCGATGGCCTCCCTGCTGATATTCACCGTTTTCTTCGCACTGGCTGCCTGGTGGGCTTTTAAAGCCGACCGCGACATGATAGATGAAATAAGCCGACTGCCCCTGGGCAATGACGCACCTAAAAACAGCCTCTAA
- a CDS encoding sulfite exporter TauE/SafE family protein, with amino-acid sequence MNIITSLTYLLPGLLLGFLGSFHCVGMCGPIALTLPVIHLSSTRKLAGILLYNAGRTTTYLLLGSLSGWLGQRFFIGGLQQWLSILLGILLLLLLCWQYILQKPLPQIPFFQQHVKSALGRLLTRRRFSTLFTIGFLNGLLPCGLVYIGITGAIATGSAWKGALFMTAFGIGTIPAMAAVSWFSQLLRVHIRRFIPVAIGMVALLLIVRGMNLGIPYISPALKEKKVSCCHK; translated from the coding sequence ATGAACATCATTACTAGTTTAACCTATCTATTACCTGGGCTGCTCTTGGGTTTTCTGGGCAGTTTTCATTGTGTGGGTATGTGTGGACCTATTGCCCTAACCTTACCGGTGATTCACCTGAGCAGTACCCGTAAGTTAGCCGGCATCTTGCTATACAATGCTGGCCGCACCACGACCTATCTGCTGCTAGGATCACTATCCGGCTGGTTAGGGCAACGGTTCTTTATTGGTGGCTTACAACAGTGGCTGTCGATCCTATTGGGTATACTGCTATTATTGCTGCTTTGCTGGCAATATATCTTACAGAAACCGCTACCACAGATACCCTTCTTCCAGCAACATGTCAAGTCAGCACTAGGGCGATTACTGACCCGCCGGCGATTCAGTACGTTATTTACCATTGGCTTTCTGAATGGGCTGCTTCCCTGTGGATTAGTATATATCGGTATCACTGGCGCTATCGCTACCGGTAGCGCCTGGAAAGGGGCACTTTTCATGACCGCATTCGGCATAGGCACTATTCCGGCAATGGCGGCCGTCAGCTGGTTCAGTCAGCTGCTACGTGTACATATTCGTCGCTTTATCCCTGTCGCAATCGGTATGGTAGCACTCTTACTCATCGTACGGGGAATGAACCTGGGTATCCCATATATCAGTCCGGCGCTGAAAGAGAAAAAAGTAAGTTGCTGTCATAAATAA
- the ccoN gene encoding cytochrome-c oxidase, cbb3-type subunit I has product MSLEKFYYDNRTVKWFAYASVFWGLIGMLAGLWAALELVLPELNLGFAPVTFGRLRPVHTNAVIFAFVGNGIFMGVYYSLQRLCKARMFSDVLSKIHFWGWQAIIAGGAITLFLGYTTGKEYAELEWPFDIAITLIWVVFGANMLGTILRRRVAHLYVAIWFYIGTWVAIAMLHIINSFELPLSLFKSYSWYAGVQDALVQWWYGHNAVAFFLTTPYLGLMYYFIPKAANRPVYSYRWSIIHFWALIFIYIWAGPHHLLYTALPEWAQSLGTVFSIMLIAPSWGGMLNGLLTLRGAWDKVREDAILKFFVVALTCYGMSTFEGPMLSLKNVNAISHYTDWTIAHVHIGALGWNGFLTFGILYWMIPRLFSTTLYSRKWANAHFWIGTLGIIFYAIPLYWAAFTQSMMWKQFTEEGQLKFQFLETVTTIVPMYALRALGGLFYVSGVILMILNLVRTIKRGVFVANEPATAAPLVKIPSTYGKAHWHNWIERRPVQMAVFSLIVVGIGGIIELIPTFLIRSNIPTISSVKPYTPLELHGRDIYIREGCYTCHSQMIRPFRDEVARYGEYSKAGEFVYDHPFQWGSKRTGPDLARIGGKYPDSWHYNHMLDPMSMSPGSIMPSYPWLFDNNIDKAKTAAMISVMRKLGVPYPAGYESQAQKDLAQQAKQISDNLIKDKLITPPDREIIALIAYLQRVGIDIKDNTTQK; this is encoded by the coding sequence ATGTCTCTCGAAAAATTCTATTACGATAATCGTACTGTTAAATGGTTTGCTTATGCCTCGGTATTCTGGGGATTAATAGGTATGCTGGCTGGCCTTTGGGCAGCACTGGAACTAGTATTGCCAGAACTCAATCTGGGCTTTGCGCCTGTTACCTTCGGACGCCTACGCCCAGTACATACTAACGCCGTCATCTTTGCATTTGTGGGTAATGGCATCTTTATGGGTGTATATTATTCCCTGCAACGGCTTTGTAAAGCCCGTATGTTCAGCGATGTTCTCAGTAAGATACATTTCTGGGGATGGCAGGCGATCATTGCAGGCGGCGCCATTACACTATTTCTTGGCTACACAACCGGAAAAGAATATGCGGAACTGGAGTGGCCTTTCGATATCGCCATTACCTTAATATGGGTAGTCTTTGGCGCCAATATGTTGGGAACAATCCTCCGCAGACGGGTCGCACATCTGTATGTTGCGATCTGGTTCTATATAGGTACCTGGGTGGCAATAGCCATGTTACACATCATTAACTCTTTTGAACTACCATTATCTTTATTTAAAAGCTATTCCTGGTACGCTGGTGTGCAGGATGCACTGGTACAATGGTGGTATGGACACAATGCCGTAGCTTTTTTCCTGACCACACCGTATCTCGGACTGATGTATTATTTTATCCCCAAAGCGGCCAACAGACCTGTATATTCTTATCGCTGGTCTATCATACACTTCTGGGCACTGATCTTTATCTATATCTGGGCAGGGCCTCATCATCTGCTGTACACTGCACTACCGGAATGGGCACAATCTCTTGGAACAGTGTTCTCCATCATGTTGATAGCCCCTTCCTGGGGCGGGATGCTGAATGGACTACTCACCTTACGTGGTGCATGGGATAAAGTGCGGGAAGATGCGATATTGAAATTCTTCGTAGTGGCGTTGACCTGTTATGGCATGTCCACATTTGAAGGCCCCATGCTGTCCCTGAAAAATGTCAATGCGATCAGTCACTATACCGATTGGACCATTGCACACGTACACATCGGTGCCCTGGGGTGGAATGGCTTCCTGACATTTGGTATTCTCTATTGGATGATCCCACGTTTGTTTTCCACTACTTTATACTCCCGCAAATGGGCCAATGCACACTTCTGGATCGGCACGCTGGGTATCATCTTTTACGCCATCCCTTTGTACTGGGCAGCCTTTACCCAGAGCATGATGTGGAAACAATTCACGGAGGAAGGACAGCTGAAGTTCCAGTTCCTGGAGACGGTAACGACCATCGTTCCCATGTATGCCTTACGAGCACTCGGTGGACTATTTTATGTAAGTGGTGTGATCCTGATGATCCTAAATCTCGTCCGTACCATCAAACGTGGTGTATTCGTAGCTAACGAGCCTGCCACTGCAGCACCGTTGGTTAAAATACCCTCGACCTATGGCAAAGCACATTGGCACAATTGGATAGAGCGGAGACCTGTTCAAATGGCTGTATTCAGTCTCATTGTAGTAGGTATAGGGGGTATCATAGAATTAATACCCACCTTCCTGATACGGAGCAATATACCTACCATCAGCAGTGTAAAACCTTATACTCCTCTCGAATTACATGGTCGTGATATCTATATACGCGAAGGATGTTATACCTGCCATTCACAAATGATACGTCCGTTCCGGGATGAGGTCGCCAGATATGGAGAATACTCCAAAGCAGGTGAGTTTGTATACGACCATCCGTTCCAGTGGGGGTCCAAACGTACAGGACCTGATCTTGCACGCATCGGTGGGAAGTATCCTGATTCCTGGCATTACAACCATATGCTGGACCCGATGTCTATGTCACCTGGCTCTATCATGCCCTCCTATCCCTGGTTATTTGACAATAATATCGATAAAGCCAAGACAGCCGCTATGATCAGTGTCATGCGTAAGTTGGGCGTTCCTTATCCAGCCGGATATGAATCACAAGCCCAAAAGGATCTTGCCCAACAGGCCAAACAGATATCCGACAATCTCATAAAAGATAAGCTGATCACGCCGCCTGACCGGGAGATCATAGCGCTCATAGCTTATCTGCAACGTGTAGGAATAGATATTAAAGACAACACCACTCAAAAATAG
- a CDS encoding FixH family protein — protein MNWGQSIIVVFVLFAIGMLTLVTKSMRTRIDMVNEDYYAAELQYQQLIDGQSNTRQLSAPVHIMQPGDSILLFFPKELHGRTIQGEILFYRPSDSRKDFKMPLQLNGNGIIAVSRQRFIKGNYRIKLHWETDGKTYFQEIQHYVQ, from the coding sequence ATGAACTGGGGACAAAGCATTATCGTAGTATTCGTTCTTTTCGCCATCGGCATGCTGACGCTCGTCACTAAAAGTATGCGTACCCGCATCGATATGGTCAATGAGGACTATTACGCCGCAGAACTGCAATATCAACAATTGATAGACGGTCAATCCAACACCCGGCAGTTGTCTGCCCCCGTACATATCATGCAACCGGGAGACAGTATCCTGCTTTTTTTCCCCAAGGAATTGCATGGCCGCACTATACAGGGAGAAATACTGTTCTACCGCCCCTCTGACTCCAGGAAAGATTTTAAGATGCCTCTTCAATTAAATGGTAATGGCATAATAGCCGTAAGCCGGCAAAGATTTATCAAGGGGAATTATCGGATCAAACTGCATTGGGAAACCGACGGCAAAACATATTTCCAGGAAATACAACATTACGTACAATGA
- the ccoG gene encoding cytochrome c oxidase accessory protein CcoG gives MQREENTHLATEAFRDHLATIDEQGKRRWIYAKMPKGRLYNIRKFVSYGYFLLFFSLPFLQVNGRPLFLFNVTEGRFILFGVVFWPQDFFIFGLAMVAFILFIVLFTMAFGRLFCGWICPQTIFMELLFRRIEYWIEGDAAAQRVLAKAPWTAEKIWKKAGKHVAFLTLSVLIANTFLAYIIGLPALLTTITDPLSAHLAGFMAMLAFSSVFYSVFALFREQVCTTICPYGRLQSVLLDKDSVVVAYDYQRGEPRGKYKKDTVQDLGDCIDCMQCVHVCPTGIDIRNGTQLECINCTACIDACNFMMDKIGRPKDLIKYASENGIATRSPLRFTPRLRIYSVLLLLITGAIIYLLAGRQPVSGTIIRTAGMLYQERGTDSTSNLYRIKLVNKTVLTVTLALKLEGTTGQIEVIGKPVIHVKAEGQGEGTFFIILPNDLIKKRKSVIQVGLYEKDRQIGLIKTTFLGPVKF, from the coding sequence ATGCAAAGAGAAGAAAATACACATTTAGCAACGGAAGCATTCAGGGATCACCTGGCCACCATCGATGAACAGGGAAAACGTCGGTGGATATATGCCAAGATGCCCAAAGGAAGGTTATACAACATCAGAAAGTTCGTTAGCTATGGCTATTTCCTGTTATTTTTCAGCCTGCCATTCTTACAAGTGAATGGCAGGCCCCTGTTTCTCTTTAATGTAACGGAGGGGCGGTTTATCCTGTTTGGCGTGGTATTCTGGCCACAAGACTTTTTCATCTTCGGATTAGCGATGGTAGCCTTCATTCTGTTCATCGTACTCTTTACCATGGCATTCGGAAGGCTGTTCTGTGGATGGATCTGCCCGCAAACCATCTTTATGGAATTACTATTCCGACGCATCGAGTACTGGATAGAAGGTGACGCAGCAGCTCAGCGAGTATTGGCAAAAGCTCCCTGGACAGCTGAAAAAATATGGAAGAAGGCGGGAAAACATGTCGCCTTTCTGACACTTTCTGTATTGATCGCGAATACTTTTCTGGCCTACATTATCGGATTACCTGCATTATTGACCACCATTACCGATCCCTTATCTGCACACCTTGCAGGATTCATGGCCATGTTGGCTTTTTCCTCAGTATTCTATAGCGTATTTGCGCTATTCCGGGAACAGGTATGTACCACCATCTGTCCATATGGAAGATTGCAAAGCGTGTTATTGGACAAAGATTCCGTTGTGGTAGCATACGACTATCAACGTGGAGAGCCTAGAGGAAAATATAAAAAGGATACTGTCCAAGATCTTGGTGATTGTATCGACTGTATGCAATGCGTGCATGTATGTCCTACCGGTATCGACATCCGCAACGGCACACAACTGGAGTGTATAAACTGTACCGCCTGTATAGATGCCTGTAATTTCATGATGGATAAAATAGGGCGCCCCAAGGACCTGATCAAATATGCTTCTGAAAATGGTATTGCTACCAGGTCACCTTTACGATTTACACCACGGCTCCGCATTTATAGTGTGTTGCTGTTATTAATTACAGGTGCTATCATTTACCTGCTCGCCGGCAGACAACCAGTAAGCGGCACTATCATCCGTACAGCAGGTATGCTGTACCAGGAACGCGGCACCGATAGCACCAGCAATCTGTATCGCATCAAACTGGTAAATAAAACAGTACTAACCGTAACACTGGCATTAAAGCTGGAAGGTACTACTGGGCAGATTGAAGTGATCGGAAAACCTGTCATACACGTAAAAGCAGAAGGACAGGGAGAGGGTACCTTTTTTATCATCCTACCCAATGACCTCATTAAAAAAAGAAAATCAGTTATTCAAGTTGGGCTCTATGAAAAAGACCGGCAGATAGGTCTGATAAAAACAACTTTCCTGGGGCCTGTCAAATTCTAA
- a CDS encoding heavy metal translocating P-type ATPase, with protein MKVQTSSVSTCKHCGERCTAHEAFCCNGCRMVYELLQEHDLCTYYSLNEKPGHSQRVSVRSDKFAFLDDEHIQQRLIRYQDDIRDHVTFYLPAIHCSSCLWLLEHLNQLDSGVERVEVHFTRKEASIVYQKDKSSLRSIAETLTSIGYEPYISLQDLDVKTVKTNRQLIYQVGVAGFCFANIMLLSFPEYFSGEKGMDSQMSNIFRYLNLALALPVFLYSAQPFFRSAWKGLKNGFINIDTPIVLAIITTFIRSFIDILSGTGAGFFDSMTGIVLFMLTGRILQEKTYQGLSFDRDYTSYFPISVSVIKSGQSIPTPLPSVKTGDTLLVHHQELIPADGILSKGKALIDYSFVTGESMPVEKQTGEIIYAGGRQLSGNIELLTIREVAQSYLTDLWNRDEMKRQPEHASFIHVLGKSFGWIVLSIAAITAIYWSINDPARIWPSVTAVLIVACPCALLLTASFTNGHILRILSRHQLFLRNAETIETLAATDHIVFDKTGTLTEKDGAVVRWYGRKLQRSEIHSIGALAGQSQHPASRALRKDSSLLVKAVIETPGHGICGSVNGNHHIRLGNAGYSGGPADLPTKGTTVHVNINGVYAGYYTISNRYRFGIVALLKRLRFPMSVLSGDNAHEAPALRQMMGPDAELRFLQQPADKLAYIQTLQQQGKQVLMIGDGLNDAGALRQSNTGLSIAEDINNFTPASDGILAASRLYMLPAFIRLCQVNKKIIVASFIYSILYNLTGLYFAVQGILSPLMAAILMPASSISIILLTYCCSEWAGRRLQTGNTQKIDQYHTTD; from the coding sequence ATGAAAGTGCAGACCTCCAGTGTATCGACCTGTAAACATTGCGGCGAGCGTTGTACGGCGCATGAAGCGTTCTGTTGTAACGGCTGCCGCATGGTATATGAGCTCCTGCAGGAGCATGACCTCTGCACTTATTATTCTCTTAATGAAAAACCAGGCCACTCACAACGCGTCTCTGTTCGTAGCGACAAGTTCGCTTTCCTGGATGATGAGCACATACAGCAAAGGCTGATCCGTTACCAGGATGATATACGTGATCACGTAACTTTTTACCTCCCAGCTATACATTGCAGTTCTTGCTTGTGGTTACTGGAACATCTAAATCAGCTAGACAGCGGGGTCGAACGCGTAGAAGTACACTTTACCCGTAAGGAGGCCAGTATTGTATATCAAAAGGATAAAAGCAGCCTGCGAAGCATAGCTGAGACATTGACGAGCATAGGTTATGAGCCATATATAAGCCTACAGGATCTCGATGTAAAAACGGTCAAGACCAACCGGCAATTGATCTATCAGGTTGGCGTGGCTGGATTCTGTTTTGCCAATATTATGCTACTGAGTTTTCCTGAATACTTTTCCGGAGAGAAAGGGATGGATAGCCAGATGAGCAATATCTTCCGATACCTTAACCTGGCATTGGCATTACCTGTATTTCTCTATAGTGCACAACCTTTTTTCCGTTCTGCCTGGAAAGGCTTAAAAAATGGCTTTATCAACATTGACACCCCCATTGTACTCGCCATCATTACTACATTCATCAGGAGCTTCATCGATATATTATCCGGTACCGGTGCGGGATTTTTTGATTCTATGACAGGCATCGTGTTATTCATGCTGACTGGTAGGATACTACAAGAAAAAACATACCAAGGATTATCTTTTGACAGAGACTATACGTCCTATTTCCCTATATCCGTTTCTGTGATCAAATCGGGGCAGTCTATCCCTACCCCACTTCCTAGTGTAAAAACGGGGGATACGCTCCTGGTACATCACCAGGAGTTAATCCCCGCTGATGGTATTCTGTCAAAAGGTAAAGCATTGATCGATTATAGTTTCGTTACCGGGGAATCTATGCCGGTTGAAAAACAAACGGGCGAGATCATCTATGCCGGCGGCAGACAGTTGTCAGGTAACATTGAGTTACTAACAATACGGGAGGTAGCACAAAGCTACCTTACAGATTTATGGAATAGAGACGAGATGAAACGGCAACCTGAACATGCATCTTTCATCCATGTATTAGGTAAGAGTTTTGGCTGGATAGTACTGTCTATTGCCGCTATAACAGCTATATACTGGTCAATCAATGACCCGGCTAGGATATGGCCTTCGGTGACAGCTGTGTTAATAGTGGCCTGCCCCTGTGCATTACTGTTGACGGCCTCCTTTACGAATGGACATATCCTGCGTATACTAAGTCGTCATCAATTATTCTTACGGAATGCAGAGACTATAGAAACGCTGGCAGCCACTGATCATATCGTCTTTGACAAAACAGGTACGTTGACGGAAAAAGACGGTGCAGTTGTACGCTGGTACGGGCGAAAACTACAGCGTAGCGAAATACATTCGATCGGAGCGCTGGCCGGGCAATCACAGCATCCTGCCAGCAGGGCATTACGCAAAGATAGCTCACTACTGGTAAAAGCCGTCATAGAAACTCCCGGACATGGTATCTGCGGCAGCGTTAACGGGAATCACCATATCCGGCTGGGAAACGCTGGCTATTCAGGAGGTCCCGCTGACCTACCCACAAAAGGCACTACTGTACATGTGAATATAAATGGTGTATATGCTGGCTATTACACTATCAGTAATCGCTACCGTTTCGGCATCGTTGCTTTATTGAAACGGCTCCGTTTCCCCATGTCTGTATTATCAGGTGATAATGCTCACGAAGCGCCCGCATTACGGCAGATGATGGGTCCTGACGCAGAACTGCGTTTCCTGCAACAACCGGCAGACAAACTAGCTTACATACAGACATTGCAGCAACAAGGTAAACAAGTACTGATGATCGGCGATGGCCTCAATGACGCGGGTGCCTTACGACAAAGTAATACCGGATTGTCCATTGCAGAAGACATCAATAATTTCACGCCTGCCAGCGATGGCATCCTGGCAGCATCACGGTTGTATATGCTACCTGCTTTTATTCGCCTATGCCAGGTGAACAAAAAAATCATAGTAGCCAGTTTTATCTACTCCATACTATACAATTTAACAGGACTGTACTTCGCTGTACAAGGCATACTCTCTCCACTCATGGCCGCTATCCTGATGCCTGCCAGCTCTATCAGCATCATCCTACTCACCTATTGTTGTAGCGAATGGGCTGGCAGACGCCTGCAGACCGGCAACACCCAAAAGATTGACCAGTATCATACCACAGATTGA
- a CDS encoding cbb3-type cytochrome c oxidase N-terminal domain-containing protein — MTLINILTHPVALLLIAVAAGLLLAIIILGFTVISAMDIFREKMKKATMIALLLTMAGIAHGQEVNEPIATATSMVAGLPDTSFYLLVSVITLELLVILFLLQALRVLTGIVRSPRPKRERKKRTIHWFEKLNKTRSLDADSEAAADMGHDYDGIRELNNPTPPWWRWGFYFSIFFGVIYLWRYHVSHAAPLQLEELAIAEQKAAEAKAAYLKNADNNIDENNVKLITDAGELATAKKIFTANCAACHGPEGQGLVGPNLTDDYWLHGGTLKEIFTTIKYGVPDKGMKSWKEDLSPKQLALLCSYIKSIHGSHPVNPKEKQGELYEGE; from the coding sequence ATGACACTGATTAATATACTTACACACCCTGTGGCACTACTACTTATTGCAGTAGCTGCCGGGTTGCTACTTGCCATTATCATACTTGGATTTACTGTCATCAGTGCAATGGATATATTCCGTGAGAAAATGAAAAAAGCCACGATGATTGCCTTGTTGCTCACCATGGCGGGCATTGCACACGGGCAGGAAGTCAATGAACCCATAGCCACCGCTACAAGTATGGTAGCCGGACTACCAGATACAAGTTTTTACCTGCTGGTCTCTGTCATCACATTAGAGTTGCTGGTGATCCTGTTCTTGCTGCAGGCGCTCCGGGTGCTGACAGGGATCGTGCGCTCCCCTCGTCCGAAAAGAGAACGCAAAAAGAGAACCATTCACTGGTTCGAAAAACTCAATAAGACCAGAAGCCTCGATGCTGATTCCGAAGCAGCAGCAGATATGGGACATGACTACGACGGTATCCGCGAGCTCAATAATCCCACTCCTCCCTGGTGGAGATGGGGCTTTTACTTCAGTATATTTTTTGGTGTGATATATCTCTGGCGTTACCATGTAAGTCATGCCGCTCCACTTCAACTGGAAGAGCTGGCTATCGCAGAGCAGAAAGCAGCGGAAGCCAAAGCTGCGTATCTCAAAAACGCAGATAACAATATCGATGAAAATAATGTAAAACTTATTACAGATGCGGGCGAACTGGCAACTGCAAAAAAGATATTCACAGCCAACTGTGCTGCCTGCCATGGTCCCGAAGGACAAGGCCTTGTAGGCCCCAACCTGACAGACGATTATTGGCTACATGGTGGCACACTAAAAGAAATTTTCACGACCATCAAATATGGCGTACCCGATAAGGGCATGAAATCATGGAAGGAAGATCTTTCGCCTAAACAACTGGCGTTACTATGCAGTTACATTAAGTCGATCCATGGTAGCCATCCTGTTAACCCCAAAGAAAAACAGGGAGAACTGTATGAAGGAGAATAA
- the ccoS gene encoding cbb3-type cytochrome oxidase assembly protein CcoS, giving the protein MNVIILLLGASLAVALFFLLAFIWSVKDGQYKDDFSPAHRILFDDKSDKEQ; this is encoded by the coding sequence ATGAACGTGATCATATTATTACTGGGTGCGAGCCTGGCAGTGGCTTTATTTTTTCTGCTGGCTTTCATCTGGTCTGTAAAAGACGGCCAATATAAAGATGACTTCTCCCCGGCTCACCGCATTTTATTTGACGACAAATCTGATAAAGAACAATAA